A genome region from Bifidobacterium coryneforme includes the following:
- a CDS encoding pyridoxamine kinase, with the protein MAGQRDNQNRLYQRDAGYIPRVAAVHDMCGYGKCSLTAAIPILSAAGCDVCPVPTALFSAHTMFKDYTFHDTTEILTGYLDAWQKEGVDLDGIYSGFLGSAEQVDIILRMYRDYPKALRLVDPVMGDGGSMYPTYTEEMCKAVIRLVDGADLLMPNLTEVSLLTGLPYEGQNLSDEQVETRLSRLLEMGARNVIIKGIDRGDGKLRNFVASAQQGGSSDKQELVHDKLPFMIHGTGDAFASSLCGAVFAGKNLSEAAEIAGEFVRSAMQHTRNQPNYQERGVSFELDLGLLTGMVD; encoded by the coding sequence ATGGCCGGACAAAGGGACAATCAGAACAGGCTCTACCAGCGCGATGCCGGTTACATCCCCAGGGTCGCCGCCGTACATGACATGTGCGGATATGGCAAGTGCTCGCTGACCGCAGCCATCCCCATCCTTTCGGCCGCCGGTTGTGATGTCTGCCCCGTGCCGACCGCCCTGTTCAGCGCCCACACCATGTTCAAGGATTACACCTTCCACGACACCACCGAGATCCTGACCGGGTACCTGGATGCCTGGCAGAAAGAAGGGGTCGATCTTGACGGCATCTACAGTGGATTCCTGGGAAGCGCCGAACAGGTCGACATCATCCTGCGCATGTATCGGGACTACCCCAAGGCCTTGCGCCTGGTCGATCCCGTCATGGGCGACGGCGGTTCCATGTACCCCACCTACACCGAGGAGATGTGCAAGGCCGTGATTCGCCTGGTGGACGGGGCGGATCTGCTCATGCCCAACCTGACCGAGGTCAGCCTCCTGACCGGCCTGCCCTATGAGGGTCAAAACCTGAGCGACGAGCAGGTTGAGACGCGCCTGTCCCGGCTTTTGGAGATGGGAGCCCGGAACGTAATCATCAAGGGGATCGATCGCGGTGACGGCAAGTTGCGCAACTTCGTGGCTTCGGCACAACAGGGCGGAAGCAGCGACAAGCAGGAACTGGTTCACGACAAGCTGCCCTTTATGATTCACGGGACCGGCGACGCCTTCGCATCCTCCCTCTGCGGAGCCGTCTTCGCCGGGAAGAATCTTTCCGAAGCAGCGGAAATCGCCGGTGAGTTCGTCCGCTCGGCCATGCAGCACACCCGCAACCAGCCCAACTACCAGGAGCGGGGAGTCAGCTTCGAACTGGACCTCGGTCTGCTGACCGGAATGGTTGACTGA
- a CDS encoding YraN family protein → MDTRKHTITRNHKPLEDVHDRASTLAEVERLIRRTGLSGRELGRLGEEYASLWLQNQGWRIVTRNWHCRYGELDIIALDPSPNLVFIEVKTRRSTRYGPPCEAVGPAKQQRCRRAAVQWLIEHDRDPLIRHQGTRFDVVTLTIGDQTLNSGISSGVMDSDMRIHTATDDRLERLRPQACGWSPDSIFLRHIREAF, encoded by the coding sequence ATGGATACCCGGAAGCACACCATAACCCGCAATCACAAACCCCTCGAAGACGTTCATGACAGGGCCAGCACCTTGGCCGAAGTCGAACGTCTAATCAGGAGAACCGGCCTGAGTGGCAGGGAACTCGGGAGGCTTGGCGAAGAATATGCCAGCCTATGGTTACAGAATCAAGGGTGGCGCATCGTCACCCGCAACTGGCACTGCAGATATGGGGAATTGGACATCATCGCCCTGGACCCCTCGCCGAACCTGGTCTTCATCGAGGTCAAGACCAGGCGGTCGACCAGGTACGGCCCACCCTGTGAAGCTGTGGGGCCGGCGAAACAGCAACGTTGCAGACGTGCAGCGGTGCAGTGGCTGATTGAACACGACCGGGATCCTCTTATCCGACACCAGGGCACCCGTTTCGATGTCGTCACCCTCACGATTGGGGACCAGACACTCAATTCCGGTATATCATCTGGGGTCATGGATTCCGATATGAGAATTCACACGGCCACGGATGACCGCCTCGAAAGACTCCGGCCCCAGGCATGCGGATGGTCTCCCGACTCCATATTCCTCCGTCATATACGGGAGGCCTTCTGA
- a CDS encoding YifB family Mg chelatase-like AAA ATPase, protein MRLGSAKSIGLVGLKAFVINAQAFISPGLPYFSIIGLPDASLSESRERVKSACSSCGFRWPQTRVTVNLSPASRPKRGSSHDLAIATSVLGAGGVVPVEGFEQTIALGELNLDGSVLPITGVLPILAYAKELGVQRVFLPEANMEEAAIVPGIEVTGLMHLGQLVEHMGGRAIYHIPDTVVDSGQTTDITIQDQNAPGATNLDMDQVIGQEGTKWALTVAAAGGHHILMVGPPGAGKSMMARCLPGILPPLGAKEQLEVASIRSLCGTLKQYGVSDIPPFEAPHHTASMASLVGGGSGLATPGAITKAHCGVLFMDEAPEFSPRVLQALREPLEIGEIILSRAKGSTSFPARFQLVMAANPCPCGYGYGTGERCTCSPRERTRYWNRISGPIMDRIDIQTTVPPVSDLGGASPNVTGLGHGEAGHRQSSAEIRQQVIMAREAAGKRFKEEGWTCNAQASGEWLRANTGQKSLAVVNEAMRKKHLSLRGADRTLRLAWTLADLDGRYGPNVDDVAVGIMMRTRTA, encoded by the coding sequence ATGCGGCTTGGATCAGCGAAGTCCATCGGCCTGGTGGGACTCAAGGCGTTTGTCATCAACGCCCAGGCATTCATCTCGCCGGGTCTCCCCTACTTCTCCATCATCGGTCTGCCGGATGCCTCCCTGTCGGAATCCAGGGAAAGGGTCAAATCGGCCTGTTCGTCCTGCGGGTTCCGCTGGCCTCAGACAAGGGTCACCGTCAACCTCTCACCGGCTTCGCGCCCCAAGCGCGGTTCCTCGCATGACCTGGCAATCGCTACAAGTGTTCTGGGCGCCGGAGGCGTGGTACCCGTTGAAGGATTCGAACAGACCATAGCCCTGGGCGAGCTGAATCTGGATGGGAGCGTTCTGCCCATTACCGGCGTTCTTCCCATCCTGGCCTATGCAAAGGAACTTGGCGTGCAAAGGGTCTTCCTACCGGAAGCCAATATGGAGGAGGCCGCAATCGTACCCGGAATCGAAGTGACCGGATTGATGCACCTCGGCCAGCTGGTAGAGCACATGGGAGGTCGCGCGATCTACCACATACCGGACACCGTAGTTGATTCAGGACAGACGACGGACATAACCATCCAGGACCAGAACGCCCCAGGGGCGACGAATCTGGACATGGACCAGGTCATAGGCCAGGAGGGGACCAAGTGGGCCTTGACCGTGGCGGCCGCCGGCGGGCATCACATACTCATGGTCGGACCACCAGGTGCAGGCAAGAGCATGATGGCCCGGTGTCTACCTGGCATCCTGCCCCCACTTGGGGCCAAGGAGCAGCTGGAGGTCGCATCCATCCGTTCCCTCTGCGGCACCCTGAAGCAGTATGGGGTCAGCGACATTCCACCTTTTGAAGCACCCCATCATACCGCGTCCATGGCTTCCTTGGTCGGTGGCGGCAGCGGACTTGCAACCCCTGGCGCCATCACCAAGGCCCACTGTGGTGTGCTCTTCATGGACGAGGCCCCCGAGTTCTCGCCCCGGGTCCTTCAAGCACTGCGTGAACCGCTGGAAATCGGGGAGATAATCCTCTCCCGGGCCAAGGGGTCCACATCCTTCCCTGCCAGATTCCAGCTGGTCATGGCCGCCAATCCCTGCCCCTGCGGGTATGGCTATGGGACAGGTGAACGATGCACCTGCTCCCCAAGGGAACGAACCAGGTACTGGAACCGGATTTCCGGCCCAATCATGGACCGTATCGATATACAGACAACGGTTCCCCCTGTTTCCGACCTGGGTGGTGCCAGCCCAAACGTGACCGGTCTCGGTCATGGTGAGGCCGGTCACAGACAATCCAGCGCCGAAATCAGGCAGCAGGTAATCATGGCCCGCGAGGCTGCCGGAAAACGATTCAAGGAGGAGGGTTGGACCTGCAACGCCCAAGCCAGCGGCGAGTGGTTACGGGCCAATACGGGGCAGAAGTCACTAGCCGTCGTCAACGAAGCCATGCGGAAGAAACACCTCAGCCTGCGCGGTGCGGACAGGACCCTACGTCTGGCATGGACGCTGGCCGACCTTGACGGGAGATACGGACCGAACGTCGATGACGTAGCCGTCGGAATCATGATGCGGACAAGGACGGCATGA
- a CDS encoding DNA-processing protein DprA, with the protein MDRFRRVSTAWRSRVESVRNWDADRLKESLTEGGTLWVLTPTSDTWPSQLNDLAQRSDWAPPLCLWGRGNKDSLISCSKPVAVVGSRTCDLYGSYIAHEIGRQAAIQGHLVVSGGAMGADAQAHWGALAARGEEYTSDAGSTVAVFAGGLKRMGPLRNRELFQAIERHGGALISEMHPETIPEGRRFLLRNRIIAALASTIVVAQARYRSGALNTATWGAELGREIYAAPGRIDTPENTGCNRLIHQGKATILISATDISGICHAPHQSGTYPVVGSFQSSDLEDDTGTAKSREDTSDQIEKSLPEQEIAVKGQPKSKKIGSKSDKELEPGKGSEDDLPPLEEIPPALEYLTEAENCPHVDPEEVILKAIRACCKKGEAATVDALIRTLEGSRFSGMATSSQVDTVQLVLRHLGRLELEGKIETVNGSAHLVKQDQASH; encoded by the coding sequence ATGGACCGTTTCCGGCGGGTCAGCACCGCATGGCGATCACGAGTGGAATCCGTACGGAATTGGGATGCGGACAGGTTGAAAGAAAGTCTGACCGAGGGAGGAACCCTGTGGGTACTGACACCGACATCAGACACCTGGCCATCCCAGCTCAACGACCTCGCCCAACGATCAGACTGGGCTCCGCCTCTCTGCCTATGGGGCAGGGGCAACAAGGACAGTCTGATCAGTTGCAGCAAACCCGTCGCAGTCGTCGGCTCCAGGACCTGCGACCTTTATGGCAGCTACATCGCTCACGAAATCGGCAGACAGGCAGCGATCCAAGGCCACCTGGTGGTTTCCGGAGGGGCCATGGGAGCCGACGCACAAGCACACTGGGGCGCCCTAGCCGCCCGAGGAGAGGAATATACGAGCGATGCCGGATCGACCGTGGCTGTATTCGCAGGTGGATTGAAACGAATGGGGCCTCTACGCAATCGGGAACTCTTTCAAGCCATTGAACGACATGGCGGGGCCTTGATCAGTGAGATGCATCCGGAAACGATCCCCGAAGGCCGCCGCTTCCTCCTCCGCAACAGAATCATCGCCGCCCTCGCCTCGACGATAGTGGTGGCTCAGGCCCGATACCGATCGGGGGCCCTCAACACGGCCACCTGGGGGGCAGAATTAGGGAGGGAGATCTATGCGGCTCCAGGTCGAATCGACACTCCGGAGAACACCGGATGCAACCGCCTGATCCACCAGGGCAAGGCAACCATTCTTATCTCGGCAACCGATATAAGCGGTATCTGCCATGCTCCGCATCAGTCAGGAACCTACCCTGTCGTTGGCTCTTTCCAATCGTCGGACCTTGAGGATGATACCGGGACGGCGAAATCGAGAGAAGATACCTCAGACCAAATTGAAAAGTCGCTCCCCGAGCAGGAAATCGCCGTCAAAGGGCAACCTAAGAGCAAGAAGATCGGCAGTAAGTCCGACAAGGAACTTGAGCCCGGCAAAGGAAGCGAGGACGACTTACCGCCCCTGGAGGAAATACCTCCGGCACTGGAATACCTCACGGAGGCAGAGAACTGCCCTCATGTGGACCCGGAGGAGGTGATTCTGAAAGCGATACGAGCCTGCTGCAAAAAGGGCGAAGCTGCAACGGTTGATGCACTGATCAGAACGCTGGAAGGGAGTCGATTCTCCGGCATGGCTACTTCATCGCAGGTCGACACTGTCCAGTTGGTGCTACGCCATCTCGGACGGCTTGAGCTCGAAGGGAAAATCGAGACGGTCAACGGTTCAGCGCACCTGGTCAAGCAGGATCAGGCATCCCATTGA
- a CDS encoding MGMT family protein, which yields MGREQSFSQMVYQVVSRIPAGRVATYGQIAALTGKPRNARFVGFALHSNPEPGVIPCHRVVFKDGSLAPGFAFGGPERQRELLESEGVVFIPPAHDENAGQSGWVVDLERCQWDA from the coding sequence ATGGGTCGAGAGCAGTCCTTTTCGCAGATGGTCTATCAGGTTGTCAGTCGCATACCTGCTGGCAGGGTCGCCACGTATGGTCAGATAGCGGCTTTGACGGGGAAACCCAGAAATGCAAGATTTGTTGGATTCGCGCTTCATTCCAACCCCGAACCGGGTGTGATTCCATGCCATCGGGTTGTCTTCAAGGATGGTTCCCTGGCTCCGGGCTTTGCCTTTGGTGGTCCTGAGCGACAGAGGGAGCTGCTGGAATCCGAAGGGGTTGTCTTCATTCCACCTGCGCATGACGAGAACGCCGGTCAATCGGGATGGGTGGTTGACCTCGAACGCTGTCAATGGGATGCCTGA